One genomic region from Rhodoligotrophos appendicifer encodes:
- a CDS encoding PQQ-binding-like beta-propeller repeat protein: MSDGSGELPETVWSATPVYANKTLYVGTPFYRIIALDPATGEERWAYNSDSTLEALTQPALKNRGVAYWQSGQAGACEKRVFIGTMDAELHAVDADTGKRCAMFGDSGVLNVNQWNTVNDVFPFSLLQPPLVVGDTLLLGWAGKDWEYRVAPPGNLLAIDARTGKLLWEANFIPEELISKTGTANIWTAMTADPELGLVYAPVSSPSPNYWGGDRTDPIPLATSVTAVNIESGEIAWSFQHVRHDIWDYDTPSAPTLVDIERNGTTIPALVQATKQGFLFVLDRRTGEPLFKVEDRPTPQSTADGEVTAPTQPFALTPRPVGNPLELPDVWWLADLVSFGQCSRDRENYLYEGIFTPPSEQGTLFFPGTAGATNWGGVAVDPRSATLYVNASRIVQVIRLIPRDKYEQIQDAEGGNEEGHSPQKGSPYGIHLTDWSNWAGMPCWEPPFGTFSAYDLSTGELLYETPFGRAQLKGFYGLRSWGSPTLGGPVATAGGVVFLGASVDSRVRALDARTGRELWSDLVEAPAVSIPAVFTHEGVDYVVFAVGGNSILKPEVSDQVVAYRLPQ; the protein is encoded by the coding sequence GTGTCCGACGGCTCGGGCGAACTCCCGGAGACGGTCTGGTCTGCCACACCGGTCTACGCCAATAAGACGCTTTACGTTGGAACGCCATTTTATCGGATCATCGCGCTCGATCCCGCGACCGGCGAGGAGCGCTGGGCCTACAACAGCGACTCCACCCTCGAGGCGCTGACGCAGCCCGCACTCAAAAATCGCGGCGTTGCTTACTGGCAGAGCGGCCAAGCCGGCGCCTGTGAAAAGCGGGTATTCATCGGGACGATGGACGCAGAGTTGCACGCCGTGGACGCCGACACCGGCAAGCGATGCGCCATGTTTGGCGACAGCGGCGTGCTGAACGTCAACCAATGGAACACCGTCAACGACGTTTTCCCTTTCTCGCTGCTCCAGCCGCCGCTCGTGGTGGGCGACACTCTTCTCCTTGGCTGGGCCGGTAAGGATTGGGAGTATCGTGTCGCGCCTCCAGGAAATCTTCTGGCAATCGATGCGCGCACCGGCAAACTTTTATGGGAAGCCAATTTCATTCCCGAAGAGCTGATCTCGAAAACGGGCACAGCCAATATCTGGACGGCGATGACAGCGGATCCGGAGCTTGGCCTGGTCTACGCGCCGGTTTCTTCGCCAAGCCCCAACTATTGGGGCGGTGATCGGACCGATCCGATCCCATTGGCAACATCAGTGACCGCCGTCAACATTGAAAGCGGCGAGATCGCCTGGAGTTTCCAGCATGTGCGCCACGACATCTGGGACTATGACACTCCGTCCGCGCCAACCCTCGTCGATATCGAACGAAACGGGACGACAATTCCGGCGCTTGTGCAGGCAACCAAGCAGGGCTTCCTCTTCGTGCTCGACCGCCGGACCGGCGAGCCGCTGTTCAAGGTTGAAGATCGCCCGACACCGCAAAGCACTGCCGATGGCGAGGTGACAGCCCCCACGCAACCCTTCGCCCTGACCCCGCGCCCGGTCGGAAATCCACTCGAACTTCCTGATGTTTGGTGGCTCGCCGATCTGGTGAGCTTCGGCCAGTGCTCCCGTGATCGGGAAAACTATCTCTATGAGGGCATCTTCACGCCACCCTCTGAACAGGGGACCCTCTTCTTCCCCGGCACAGCCGGAGCGACGAACTGGGGCGGCGTTGCCGTAGACCCGCGCAGCGCCACGCTCTATGTGAACGCCTCGCGCATCGTTCAGGTGATCCGCCTGATTCCGCGTGACAAGTACGAGCAGATACAGGACGCAGAAGGCGGAAACGAAGAAGGTCACTCTCCCCAGAAAGGTTCGCCCTACGGCATTCATCTCACCGATTGGAGCAACTGGGCAGGTATGCCGTGCTGGGAGCCGCCGTTTGGTACCTTTTCGGCCTATGATCTGAGCACCGGCGAACTGCTCTACGAAACGCCGTTCGGACGCGCGCAGCTCAAGGGATTTTACGGCTTAAGATCATGGGGGTCACCAACCTTGGGCGGGCCTGTGGCCACTGCGGGTGGCGTTGTTTTCCTCGGGGCATCCGTCGATTCCCGCGTGCGTGCACTCGATGCACGAACGGGACGCGAGCTCTGGTCCGATCTGGTTGAAGCTCCCGCCGTCTCCATACCGGCAGTGTTCACTCATGAAGGCGTGGACTATGTCGTGTTCGCGGTCGGCGGCAATTCCATTTTAAAGCCGGAAGTCTCGGATCAGGTCGTCGCCTACCGTCTTCCGCAGTGA
- the aztC gene encoding zinc ABC transporter substrate-binding protein AztC: MIRTLAGALGATSLLLLGNVAASAEPLKVVASFSIIADFAKNVGGDRVEIVTLVGPNGDAHVYDPKPSDAAALAAADVVLTNGLQFEGFLPRLIKASGAKAPMVELTKGAEILKVEEEPHAHAEAGEHQHEKAEDHDHEEGHHHHGEFDPHAWQSVHNAEVYVKNIADAFCAADKAGCDTYTANAKIYTNALKALDTEIKAAVAEIPENKRTVITSHDAFGYFEHEYQIILLAPEGISTDTEASAADVAALIRQIREDKASAIFVENISNPKPIERIGQETNLKVGGELFSDALSEESGPAATYIEMMRHNIKTIRGAVLGD, from the coding sequence ATGATCAGAACACTGGCTGGCGCATTGGGTGCAACGAGTTTGCTGCTGCTGGGGAACGTCGCTGCATCTGCCGAGCCGCTCAAGGTCGTCGCCAGCTTCTCCATCATTGCAGATTTCGCGAAAAATGTCGGTGGCGACAGGGTAGAGATCGTCACCCTGGTCGGACCGAATGGCGATGCGCATGTCTATGATCCGAAGCCCTCTGACGCCGCTGCTCTTGCCGCAGCTGACGTGGTGCTCACCAACGGTCTTCAGTTTGAGGGCTTCTTGCCGCGCCTAATCAAGGCTTCGGGCGCGAAAGCGCCGATGGTGGAACTGACGAAAGGCGCCGAGATCCTGAAGGTCGAGGAGGAACCTCACGCGCATGCGGAGGCCGGCGAGCATCAGCATGAAAAGGCTGAGGACCACGACCATGAGGAGGGCCATCACCATCATGGAGAATTTGATCCGCATGCGTGGCAATCGGTCCACAATGCAGAAGTCTACGTAAAGAACATTGCTGACGCCTTCTGCGCCGCGGATAAGGCGGGATGCGACACCTACACGGCAAATGCCAAGATCTACACCAATGCGCTCAAGGCGTTGGATACCGAAATCAAGGCGGCCGTAGCGGAGATCCCTGAGAACAAGCGCACCGTCATCACCTCGCACGACGCCTTCGGCTATTTTGAGCACGAATATCAGATCATCTTGCTCGCCCCCGAGGGCATTTCGACGGATACCGAAGCCTCTGCCGCCGACGTCGCTGCTCTGATCAGACAGATTAGAGAAGACAAGGCTTCCGCGATCTTCGTCGAAAATATCAGCAATCCAAAGCCGATAGAGCGGATCGGCCAGGAGACAAACTTGAAGGTGGGCGGCGAGCTTTTTTCAGACGCACTCTCAGAGGAGAGCGGTCCAGCCGCCACCTATATCGAGATGATGCGCCACAACATCAAAACGATCAGGGGCGCCGTGCTCGGGGACTGA
- the zigA gene encoding zinc metallochaperone GTPase ZigA gives MPSLLPVTVLSGFLGAGKTTLLNHVLNNREGRRVAVIVNDMSEVNIDADLLREGGANLSRTDEKLIEMTNGCICCTLRDDLLAEVRRLSEDGRFDYLLIEGTGIAEPLPIASTFSFRDEDGQSLSDIARLDTMVTVVDAANLLQDYGSRDFLRDRGETAGEEDERTLVDLLVEQIEFADVVVINKTSAVSPEQLWLVRKVVVALNPDARIVETDYGRVLLGDVLDTGLFDEGKAQQHPLWFKELYGFGEHVPETEEYGITSFVYRARRPFHPEKFSSVINATWPGLIRAKGHFWLATRPNWVGEFSLAGAIGHVSGMGFWWAAVPKERWPDDAEWRSILNRNWDRVWGDRRQELVFIGTGMDELAIRTALDECLVGSGTNPSFDPQAYRHLHDPFASWERVHAA, from the coding sequence ATGCCCTCACTTCTGCCTGTCACCGTTCTCTCAGGCTTTCTCGGAGCCGGAAAGACGACACTGCTCAATCACGTTCTGAACAACCGCGAAGGACGTCGGGTCGCCGTCATCGTCAACGACATGAGCGAAGTCAACATCGATGCCGACCTGTTGCGGGAGGGAGGCGCAAACCTGTCTCGCACGGACGAGAAGTTGATTGAAATGACCAATGGATGCATCTGCTGCACGCTGCGGGACGACTTGCTCGCCGAGGTCCGCCGTCTCAGCGAGGATGGTCGCTTCGACTACCTGCTGATCGAGGGCACTGGCATCGCCGAGCCCCTGCCTATCGCCAGCACCTTCTCGTTTCGTGACGAGGATGGCCAAAGCCTGTCCGACATCGCGCGACTCGATACAATGGTCACCGTGGTCGATGCCGCCAACCTGCTTCAGGACTATGGTTCGCGAGATTTCCTGCGCGATCGTGGAGAGACGGCGGGCGAAGAGGACGAGCGGACTTTGGTCGACCTTCTGGTTGAACAGATCGAGTTTGCAGATGTCGTCGTCATCAACAAAACTTCCGCCGTGTCCCCCGAGCAGCTCTGGCTCGTGCGCAAAGTGGTCGTCGCACTAAATCCGGATGCCCGTATCGTCGAAACCGATTACGGGAGAGTGCTCCTGGGCGATGTTCTCGATACCGGCCTGTTCGACGAGGGCAAGGCCCAGCAGCATCCGCTCTGGTTCAAGGAACTCTACGGGTTCGGAGAGCATGTGCCAGAGACGGAAGAATATGGCATCACGAGCTTCGTCTACCGCGCACGCCGACCGTTCCATCCAGAGAAGTTCAGTTCGGTCATCAACGCGACCTGGCCAGGGCTCATCAGGGCAAAAGGCCATTTCTGGCTGGCCACCCGGCCCAACTGGGTGGGCGAGTTTTCGCTGGCAGGCGCCATCGGTCATGTCAGCGGCATGGGCTTCTGGTGGGCGGCCGTCCCGAAGGAGCGTTGGCCCGACGATGCCGAGTGGCGGTCGATTCTGAATCGCAACTGGGACAGGGTCTGGGGCGATCGGAGACAGGAGCTGGTGTTCATCGGCACCGGCATGGACGAGCTGGCGATACGAACAGCGCTTGACGAGTGCCTTGTCGGATCAGGAACGAACCCAAGCTTCGATCCCCAAGCCTATCGCCATCTGCACGATCCCTTTGCCTCCTGGGAGCGCGTTCATGCAGCCTGA
- a CDS encoding DUF1826 domain-containing protein, which produces MQPERSVGVARLIAADLHPGAQRLSRTSLEAGPISLLPRTLEPFILHAIDSIPVAALPCLRLEGTGFSMKAALHGAFIASEFAPDWLADWMSDDIAFLAHLFQDLTGAQTVQVRLEAVDDDGCRRFHADAVHFRLVTTYRGPGTQWISPRALCGRAPASPVSREAIRQLDRGTVAILRGSKGETPERPSLLHRSPPIEGSNIVRLFLAIDDAADHDHSTQEKSHDQ; this is translated from the coding sequence ATGCAGCCTGAACGGTCTGTTGGTGTGGCTCGCCTGATCGCTGCAGATCTGCATCCGGGAGCTCAGAGGCTTTCGCGAACAAGTCTGGAAGCCGGCCCGATCAGTCTCCTGCCGAGGACGTTGGAGCCCTTCATCCTTCACGCCATCGACTCGATTCCTGTTGCAGCGCTGCCTTGCCTGCGTCTGGAGGGCACTGGCTTCAGCATGAAGGCCGCGCTGCATGGGGCCTTCATCGCCAGCGAATTCGCGCCCGATTGGCTGGCCGACTGGATGTCTGATGATATCGCCTTCCTTGCGCATCTGTTTCAAGACTTGACGGGCGCCCAGACGGTCCAAGTGCGGCTCGAAGCGGTCGACGATGATGGCTGCAGGCGTTTCCACGCCGACGCGGTCCACTTTCGGCTGGTGACCACTTATCGCGGCCCCGGCACCCAGTGGATTTCACCCCGCGCGCTGTGCGGACGGGCTCCAGCAAGCCCTGTCTCCAGAGAGGCGATCCGTCAGCTCGACCGCGGAACGGTGGCCATTCTCCGCGGCAGCAAGGGAGAGACGCCCGAGCGCCCGAGCCTGCTGCATCGTTCACCGCCCATAGAAGGAAGCAACATCGTGCGCTTGTTCTTGGCGATCGATGATGCGGCAGACCACGATCATTCGACACAGGAGAAGAGCCATGATCAGTGA
- a CDS encoding ABC transporter substrate-binding protein, which produces MLHRFITVLATLIFVGLSPALAENDQVLDVVAPFEIKGTDPSLSGDIFLKMGIVETLVDADRDGNPTPALAESWERSEDATVWRFKLRPGVRFHDGSMLSADSVVKSLTVARSKPGILDKAPITRIEADGDDVVIRLSKPFAPLLAFLAENRAQILSLGSFSATDEVTSVIGTGAYRLTSLQAPQKLTTEVFPDYWGDKPVIGGTTYLAVGRAETRALMAESGDADYVLNLDPASRTRLAASDKVDVLAVSIPRSVLLKVNAGHPFLDDVKARQALSLAIDREGIAAAILRYPAAADQLFPPSVGTWHNASIAPLAHDVEKAKALLAELGWKPGADAVLERDGKRFSLTLTTYPDRPELPLIAAVLQEQFREIGVEVTINSTNSSEIPAKHQDGSLEIGLVARNFALAPDPIATVLQDYPPKGGDWGAMNWSNPEFETLIAALATASSTEDGQTLRDKAVAILQDELPVIPIAWYQQTAGVSKSVKGAAIDPFERSFGISKMRWAE; this is translated from the coding sequence ATGCTGCACAGGTTTATCACGGTGCTCGCCACCTTGATATTTGTTGGTCTTTCTCCTGCCTTGGCGGAGAATGACCAGGTGCTGGACGTCGTGGCACCCTTCGAAATCAAAGGGACGGATCCTTCGCTGTCCGGCGACATTTTCCTGAAGATGGGCATCGTCGAGACGCTGGTGGACGCCGACCGCGACGGCAATCCGACCCCGGCTTTGGCCGAGAGCTGGGAGAGGTCGGAGGACGCCACCGTTTGGCGCTTCAAACTGCGGCCGGGCGTGCGCTTTCACGACGGTTCGATGCTCTCGGCTGATAGTGTCGTCAAGTCGTTGACCGTGGCCAGGAGCAAACCCGGCATTCTCGACAAGGCGCCCATTACAAGGATCGAGGCCGATGGCGACGATGTTGTCATCCGGCTGTCCAAGCCCTTTGCTCCCCTGCTGGCTTTTCTTGCCGAAAACCGGGCGCAAATTCTGAGTCTCGGCAGCTTCTCTGCCACCGACGAGGTCACCAGCGTGATCGGAACGGGCGCCTATCGGTTGACCTCCCTGCAGGCGCCCCAGAAGTTGACCACGGAAGTCTTCCCAGACTATTGGGGCGACAAGCCCGTCATCGGCGGCACGACATATCTCGCAGTCGGGCGCGCCGAGACCCGCGCCCTGATGGCCGAAAGTGGCGACGCCGACTATGTCTTGAACCTTGATCCGGCAAGTCGCACGCGGTTGGCGGCGAGCGATAAAGTCGATGTCCTAGCGGTCTCTATTCCCCGCTCGGTGCTCCTCAAGGTTAATGCCGGTCATCCTTTTCTCGACGATGTGAAAGCACGTCAGGCCCTCAGCCTCGCAATCGACCGCGAGGGCATCGCCGCAGCGATCTTGCGATACCCTGCAGCTGCTGACCAGCTCTTCCCGCCAAGCGTCGGCACCTGGCATAACGCGTCGATCGCACCGCTTGCCCATGATGTGGAAAAGGCGAAGGCGTTGCTTGCTGAACTCGGCTGGAAGCCGGGCGCCGATGCCGTGCTCGAACGCGACGGCAAGCGATTCTCGCTGACCCTCACCACCTATCCCGATCGCCCAGAACTTCCCCTGATCGCCGCGGTGCTGCAGGAGCAATTCCGAGAAATCGGAGTCGAGGTGACGATCAACTCGACCAATTCCAGCGAGATCCCCGCCAAGCATCAGGATGGTTCCCTGGAAATCGGGCTTGTGGCCCGGAACTTCGCCCTGGCGCCGGATCCAATTGCGACCGTGTTGCAGGACTATCCGCCGAAGGGCGGCGACTGGGGTGCCATGAATTGGTCGAACCCGGAATTCGAGACGCTGATCGCGGCTCTTGCGACGGCATCGAGCACGGAGGACGGCCAGACGCTGCGCGACAAGGCGGTGGCTATTCTTCAGGATGAGCTCCCGGTCATTCCGATCGCCTGGTATCAGCAGACGGCTGGCGTCTCGAAATCGGTGAAAGGGGCGGCGATCGATCCTTTCGAGCGCAGCTTCGGGATTTCCAAGATGCGATGGGCAGAGTGA
- a CDS encoding ABC transporter permease has translation MLDRGLLLVSTGIRALPHFVVGLLLIILFAAHLGLLPAAGHGRQEHMILPALTLALGLASVSSRVARDAMVGVAGSAYYSFGRTKGLSEAQMFRRHGLRNVSVPIVTYLGIQFVYLVEGVVVVETLFAWPGIGHALVHAIFARDVPMIQGTALVMGLMFVTLNALIDLACYWLDPRRQPA, from the coding sequence GTGCTCGACCGTGGATTGCTGCTGGTCTCGACGGGCATTCGGGCCCTGCCGCATTTCGTTGTCGGATTGTTGCTCATCATCCTCTTCGCCGCGCATCTCGGCCTGCTTCCCGCAGCGGGGCACGGACGGCAGGAGCACATGATCCTTCCCGCACTGACACTGGCCCTCGGCCTAGCCTCGGTGTCGAGCCGTGTGGCTCGCGACGCGATGGTCGGGGTGGCGGGCTCTGCCTATTATAGCTTCGGCCGAACCAAAGGGCTCTCCGAGGCCCAGATGTTCCGTCGGCATGGGCTGCGCAATGTCAGCGTGCCAATCGTGACCTATCTCGGCATTCAGTTCGTCTATCTTGTCGAGGGCGTAGTGGTGGTGGAAACGCTCTTCGCTTGGCCGGGCATCGGCCATGCCCTGGTCCACGCCATCTTCGCCCGCGATGTTCCCATGATTCAGGGGACAGCGCTGGTGATGGGGCTGATGTTCGTCACGCTGAATGCCTTGATCGATCTCGCCTGTTACTGGCTCGATCCGCGCAGGCAGCCGGCATGA
- a CDS encoding ABC transporter permease — MMSPGLSLTLGARWPVHRIVGVTLMTAIFAFAFLTPLFWPVDPTRQSLRNVLVGPNWAEPLGYDHLGRSMLARLSAALRLSLGLAFLSVFTAAVPGVALGILAAWKGGLVDRAVSLLADVFLALPGLLLVLMLSAIVPNSPAMLYVGISLVLWIEYFRLTRALTRTLVTAPAVQASRLLGFGRFYIFRRHLWPEIGPLLLTVGAFGAATAIMAIAALGFVSVGVRPPTPELGLMMIELLPYYQEAPHALLQPILVLFLLVLSLNLIGGSKQR, encoded by the coding sequence ATGATGTCGCCGGGCCTCTCGCTGACCCTGGGCGCGCGCTGGCCCGTCCATCGCATCGTCGGTGTGACGCTGATGACGGCGATCTTCGCCTTCGCCTTTCTCACCCCCCTGTTCTGGCCCGTCGATCCCACCCGTCAGAGCTTGAGGAATGTCCTGGTGGGCCCGAATTGGGCAGAACCTCTCGGTTATGACCATCTCGGCAGGTCGATGCTCGCACGCCTGTCGGCGGCCCTGAGGCTGTCGCTGGGCCTGGCTTTTCTCAGCGTCTTCACTGCCGCTGTGCCAGGGGTCGCGCTCGGCATCCTGGCAGCCTGGAAAGGCGGTCTCGTCGACCGCGCTGTGTCGTTGCTGGCGGATGTCTTTCTGGCACTTCCCGGACTGCTTCTGGTGCTGATGCTGTCTGCGATCGTCCCCAACTCCCCCGCCATGCTCTATGTCGGCATCTCTCTGGTTCTGTGGATCGAGTATTTCCGCCTCACCCGCGCCCTGACTCGCACGCTCGTTACCGCTCCGGCCGTGCAGGCATCGCGCCTTCTCGGTTTCGGCCGGTTTTATATCTTCCGCCGGCACCTCTGGCCGGAAATCGGTCCTTTGCTGCTGACGGTCGGCGCTTTCGGAGCGGCGACCGCTATCATGGCGATCGCAGCCCTGGGCTTCGTCAGCGTGGGTGTGCGCCCCCCGACGCCCGAGCTCGGTCTCATGATGATCGAGCTGCTCCCGTATTATCAGGAAGCACCGCATGCACTCCTGCAGCCGATCTTGGTGCTCTTCCTGCTGGTCCTCAGTCTCAACCTCATCGGCGGAAGCAAGCAGAGATGA